From the Flavobacterium galactosidilyticum genome, one window contains:
- a CDS encoding quinone-dependent dihydroorotate dehydrogenase, translating to MYKTFIRPLLFRFDPEEVHYFTFSLIRFLSKIPGFSAISKSLYEVEDSRLETEVFGLKFKNPVGLAAGFDKDAKLYKELSNFGFGFIEIGTLTPVGQEGNPKKRLFRLKEDSAIINRMGFNNGGVKEAVERLKKNKGVLIGGNIGKNKVTPNEAATSDYEICFEALFDYVDYFVVNVSSPNTPNLRELQEKEPLKQLLNTLQNKNLAKLKQKPILLKIAPDLTDSQLLDIIEIVNETKIAGVIATNTTLSREGLQSENKSEMGGLSGKPLTSRSTEVIRFLSEKSNKSFPIIGVGGIHSAQDALEKLEAGASLVQLYTGFIYEGPKLIKEINKALLDKINK from the coding sequence ATGTATAAAACATTTATTCGTCCATTGCTTTTTAGATTTGACCCTGAAGAGGTTCATTATTTTACCTTTTCATTGATCCGTTTTTTATCAAAAATCCCTGGTTTTTCTGCCATTTCGAAATCACTTTATGAAGTAGAAGATTCTCGATTAGAGACTGAAGTTTTTGGATTAAAATTTAAAAATCCAGTGGGATTGGCAGCTGGTTTTGATAAAGATGCTAAGTTGTATAAAGAATTATCGAATTTCGGTTTTGGTTTTATCGAAATTGGGACACTGACTCCAGTTGGACAAGAAGGAAACCCTAAAAAACGTTTGTTCCGATTAAAAGAAGATTCAGCGATCATCAACAGAATGGGCTTTAATAATGGAGGGGTGAAGGAAGCAGTAGAGCGATTAAAGAAAAATAAAGGCGTATTAATTGGAGGAAATATTGGTAAAAATAAGGTGACGCCAAATGAAGCTGCCACGTCTGATTATGAAATTTGTTTTGAAGCACTTTTTGATTACGTAGATTATTTCGTAGTCAATGTAAGTTCTCCAAACACGCCTAATTTACGTGAATTACAAGAAAAAGAACCGTTAAAACAACTATTAAATACGCTCCAAAATAAGAATTTGGCTAAGCTAAAACAAAAACCAATACTTCTAAAAATTGCTCCAGATCTTACTGATTCACAGCTTTTGGATATTATTGAAATTGTAAATGAAACCAAAATTGCAGGTGTAATTGCAACTAACACGACACTTTCTCGTGAAGGACTTCAATCTGAAAATAAGTCAGAAATGGGTGGATTGTCTGGAAAACCACTAACAAGTCGTTCTACAGAAGTAATTCGTTTTCTTTCTGAAAAAAGCAATAAATCATTTCCTATTATAGGAGTGGGAGGGATTCATTCTGCTCAAGATGCTTTAGAAAAACTAGAGGCTGGAGCGAGTTTAGTGCAATTGTACACCGGCTTTATTTACGAAGGTCCAAAGTTGATAAAAGAAATTAATAAAGCATTGCTTGATAAAATTAATAAGTAA
- a CDS encoding DUF3307 domain-containing protein: MIVFVKLLLAHLIGDFILQPTSWVTDKENKKHKSIYLYLHIFLHFILAWILVGELAFGWFALALAILHGFIDFLKLHYQNAKTKRNWFSIDQLLHLAVLICISLMYTKTEIHFTNISSQLWITLTALILLTKPTSLIIKNTISIWTPENKSNDKSLQNAGNYIGILERLFIFCFILTGHFEAIGFLLAAKSIFRFGDLKEAKDRKLTEYVLIGTLLSFGIALLTGLLVEFGIRISS; encoded by the coding sequence ATGATTGTATTTGTAAAACTACTTTTAGCACACTTAATTGGCGATTTTATATTGCAGCCTACTTCATGGGTTACCGATAAAGAAAATAAAAAGCACAAAAGTATTTACTTATATCTGCACATCTTTTTACACTTTATTTTGGCTTGGATTTTAGTTGGAGAATTAGCTTTCGGCTGGTTTGCATTAGCTTTAGCCATTTTGCATGGTTTTATAGACTTTTTAAAACTGCATTATCAAAACGCAAAAACAAAACGCAACTGGTTTTCTATAGATCAACTTTTGCATTTAGCTGTACTCATCTGTATTAGTTTAATGTACACTAAAACAGAGATACACTTCACAAATATTAGCAGTCAGCTCTGGATTACACTAACAGCTCTAATTCTGCTTACAAAACCTACATCGCTAATTATTAAAAATACAATTTCGATTTGGACACCAGAAAATAAGAGCAACGACAAATCACTTCAAAATGCGGGAAATTACATCGGGATTCTAGAACGTCTTTTTATTTTTTGTTTTATACTGACAGGACATTTTGAAGCTATAGGTTTTCTACTAGCTGCTAAATCAATCTTTAGATTTGGAGACCTGAAAGAAGCCAAAGACCGAAAACTAACAGAATACGTATTAATTGGCACACTATTAAGTTTCGGAATTGCTTTATTGACTGGGCTTTTAGTTGAATTCGGAATTCGTATTAGCTCATAA
- a CDS encoding hydroxymethylglutaryl-CoA lyase: MEPIKIIECPRDAMQGIKPFIPTGKKVTYIQSLLRVGFDSIDFGSFVSPKAIPQMQDTAEVLAQLDLSKTRSKLLAIIANTQGATLASVHPEIQYLGFPFSISENFQMRNTHKTIAESLITLQEILEIADKGNKEVVTYLSMGFGNPYGDPWNVEIVGEWTRTLADMGVKILSLSDTVGSSTPDVISYLFSNLIPAYPQLEFGAHLHTTPDKWFEKIDSAYKVGCRRFDGAIQGFGGCPMATDKLTGNMPTEKLLSYFTAQKELTNMSPMSFESAYNEASMLFGEYH; this comes from the coding sequence ATGGAGCCAATTAAAATTATAGAATGTCCACGTGATGCTATGCAAGGTATTAAGCCGTTTATTCCAACAGGAAAAAAGGTGACTTATATACAATCTTTGTTGCGTGTGGGGTTTGATAGTATTGATTTTGGTAGTTTTGTTTCGCCTAAAGCAATTCCGCAAATGCAAGACACAGCCGAAGTTTTAGCACAACTCGATTTGTCTAAAACTCGAAGTAAATTACTAGCGATTATTGCCAATACTCAAGGTGCTACATTAGCTTCTGTTCATCCTGAAATTCAATATTTAGGTTTTCCATTTTCGATTTCTGAGAATTTTCAGATGCGAAATACCCACAAAACCATAGCCGAATCATTAATCACACTACAAGAAATTCTGGAAATTGCTGATAAAGGCAACAAGGAAGTAGTTACATATCTGTCAATGGGTTTTGGTAATCCCTATGGTGATCCATGGAATGTGGAAATAGTAGGAGAGTGGACTCGTACATTAGCAGATATGGGAGTGAAAATCCTATCCCTTTCAGATACAGTGGGAAGTTCTACTCCTGATGTAATCTCTTATTTATTTTCAAATCTGATTCCAGCATATCCTCAATTAGAATTTGGAGCCCACTTACACACAACACCGGATAAATGGTTTGAGAAAATTGATTCGGCCTATAAAGTGGGTTGTCGTCGTTTTGATGGTGCTATTCAGGGTTTTGGCGGTTGTCCGATGGCTACTGATAAACTAACGGGTAATATGCCTACTGAGAAATTATTGTCGTATTTTACAGCGCAAAAAGAATTGACTAATATGAGTCCAATGAGTTTTGAAAGTGCTTATAACGAGGCTTCTATGTTATTTGGAGAATATCATTAA
- a CDS encoding DUF5723 family protein: MIKIVWVVLLLFVINSFSQNKQILYNLTSVPQSLLTNPGSDFKYDWYIGVPLLSGISANVGSSGFSAYDLFSSNGVDFNLKLRNVVFSASANDKLAINEQVEFLNGGFRIAGEQNDTYVSFGVYQEFDALSYVPKDLAILALKGNYEYVGKVFNLGDLSAKAEMLSVFHLGFHKNINEKFILGLRGKIYSSIYNATSTNNSGYIYTISSNTGVYEQRIYSQLQINTSGIAKYDDKGYEVDVVKDITKRALLGGNLGLGFDAGFTYYPEKNVQLTASIIDVGFIRHTKEVESLSLRGVYEYKGVVPKFNSGESIENAYEELKGAIPAETFYSNYTTWRPAKFNTSIQFSFDEDRSEDCDCFNYTSEKIYKSAVGAQLFAMTTPRTPFIAFTTYYRRKIFNALQMKATYTLDSYSYKNIGLGLSSNLGPVNFYVLADNLLEYTDVTKANSLSFQFGFNVIFKNSK, encoded by the coding sequence ATGATAAAAATAGTATGGGTAGTTCTTCTCTTGTTTGTTATAAATAGCTTTTCACAAAATAAGCAAATCCTATATAATCTCACCTCTGTTCCTCAGTCCTTACTGACTAATCCTGGTTCCGACTTTAAATACGATTGGTATATTGGTGTTCCTTTGTTATCTGGAATTTCGGCAAATGTAGGTTCTAGTGGTTTTTCTGCTTATGATTTATTTTCTAGTAATGGTGTCGATTTTAATCTGAAATTGCGGAATGTAGTTTTCTCTGCTTCAGCTAACGATAAGCTCGCAATCAACGAACAAGTAGAATTTTTGAATGGTGGTTTTAGGATAGCGGGAGAACAAAATGATACTTATGTTTCGTTCGGGGTGTATCAAGAATTTGATGCGTTAAGTTATGTTCCAAAAGATTTAGCCATTTTAGCTTTGAAAGGTAATTACGAGTACGTAGGTAAAGTTTTTAATTTAGGCGATTTGAGTGCAAAAGCTGAAATGTTATCTGTTTTTCATCTTGGGTTTCATAAAAACATCAATGAGAAATTTATTTTAGGATTACGGGGAAAGATTTATTCTAGTATATACAACGCAACTTCTACTAATAATTCAGGATATATTTATACGATTTCTTCAAATACAGGTGTGTATGAACAAAGAATTTATTCTCAATTACAAATTAACACTTCTGGAATCGCTAAATATGATGATAAAGGTTATGAGGTTGATGTTGTAAAGGATATAACTAAAAGAGCTTTGTTAGGTGGTAATTTAGGTTTGGGTTTTGATGCTGGGTTTACCTATTATCCAGAGAAAAACGTACAACTTACTGCTAGTATCATAGATGTTGGTTTTATAAGACATACTAAAGAAGTGGAAAGTCTGTCCTTAAGAGGAGTGTATGAATACAAAGGGGTAGTGCCAAAATTTAACTCTGGCGAATCAATTGAAAATGCGTATGAAGAGCTTAAAGGTGCAATTCCTGCAGAAACTTTCTATTCAAACTATACCACTTGGAGACCAGCTAAATTTAATACTTCAATTCAATTTTCATTTGATGAGGACAGATCAGAGGATTGCGATTGTTTCAATTATACTTCCGAAAAGATTTATAAAAGTGCAGTTGGCGCACAGTTGTTTGCTATGACTACTCCAAGAACGCCATTTATTGCTTTTACAACTTATTATAGAAGAAAAATCTTCAATGCATTACAGATGAAAGCTACTTACACGCTAGATTCCTATTCGTATAAGAATATTGGTTTGGGTTTATCAAGCAACCTTGGTCCTGTGAATTTTTATGTTCTTGCAGATAATCTTTTAGAATACACAGATGTAACTAAAGCCAATAGTCTTTCTTTTCAGTTTGGTTTTAATGTTATTTTTAAAAATAGTAAATAG
- a CDS encoding cation-translocating P-type ATPase — protein MLENQQKLNGLSSEEVVIARKEFGSNTIIQEKKNVFWNSVFEMVKEPMFLLLVTATSIYFITGDYGNGIFMSAAILLVSAISLYQESKSRSAINDLKKLSQPKSKVLRNGETTEIPSEEIVVGDLIQTEEGTFIPADGIIIQSNDFAVNESILTGESMAVFKSETTDNNTVSLGTIVTSGLAICKVTAIGNKTQLGKIGKSLEDIVEEKTPLQVQMGNFVKKMSLVGLVVFGFVWAINYYNSKAILDSLLKALTLAMSIIPEEIPVAFTTFMALGSWRLMKMGIIVKQTKTVETLGSADVICTDKTGTITENRMSLAQCYTLSDDTIKENYSDENSVELLTIAMWASEPIPFDAMEIALHDAYSKLKTTDERPNFKLVHEYPLDGKPPMMTHVFENQNENRIIAAKGATEALIATSNLSEKETQQVVAAMTKMALEGYRVLGVGIAKFSGNDYPKKQQEFDFDFKGLIAFYDPPKGNIKAVFETLYNAGIQLKIVTGDNAETTATIAKQIGFRNADKTLNGDELMVMDESTLRKRVMETAIFTRMFPEAKLKIIKALKDNNQIVAMTGDGVNDGPALKSAHIGIAMGKKGTEIAKQAANLVLVDDDFSKMIDAIAMGRKIYSNLKKAIQYIISIHIPIILIVFIPLALGWVYPNIFSPVHVIFLEIIMGPTCSIIYENEPMERNLMLEKPRPMTNTFFKLKEITISIIQGIIITIGLLFVYQYCVATNCSEATTRTVVFLTLISSNIFLTLTNRSFYYSIFTTLRYKNNLVLMIISVTIIMIACLLFIPALARFFQFESVSVFQIGLSIIIGFVSVLWIEIYKTLKRRKVHYAN, from the coding sequence ATGTTAGAAAATCAGCAAAAATTAAATGGACTTTCAAGCGAAGAAGTAGTGATCGCCAGAAAAGAATTTGGATCGAATACTATAATTCAGGAGAAAAAAAATGTTTTTTGGAATTCAGTATTCGAAATGGTCAAAGAGCCTATGTTCTTGTTATTAGTTACAGCAACCAGCATCTATTTTATTACTGGCGATTATGGAAATGGAATTTTCATGTCTGCCGCTATACTATTAGTATCTGCGATTTCACTTTACCAAGAATCGAAAAGTAGGTCTGCAATAAACGATTTAAAAAAACTTTCACAACCCAAAAGCAAAGTACTTCGCAACGGCGAAACAACAGAAATACCAAGTGAAGAAATTGTTGTTGGAGATTTGATACAAACTGAAGAAGGCACCTTCATTCCTGCTGATGGAATTATTATTCAGTCTAACGATTTTGCAGTTAACGAATCCATTCTCACAGGTGAATCAATGGCTGTTTTTAAAAGCGAAACTACCGATAACAATACCGTTTCTCTTGGAACCATAGTTACAAGTGGCTTAGCAATTTGCAAAGTAACCGCAATTGGAAATAAAACCCAATTAGGGAAAATCGGAAAAAGCCTGGAAGATATTGTCGAAGAAAAAACACCTTTACAAGTCCAGATGGGGAACTTTGTAAAAAAAATGTCTCTTGTAGGTTTAGTCGTTTTTGGATTCGTCTGGGCTATCAATTATTACAATTCAAAAGCTATTCTAGACAGCTTATTAAAAGCGCTGACATTAGCAATGAGCATCATTCCCGAAGAGATTCCAGTTGCTTTCACCACATTTATGGCACTTGGTTCTTGGCGATTAATGAAAATGGGAATTATTGTAAAACAAACTAAAACGGTTGAAACTTTAGGAAGCGCTGATGTAATTTGTACGGACAAAACAGGAACTATTACCGAAAACAGAATGAGTCTGGCGCAATGCTACACTTTGTCAGATGACACTATCAAAGAGAATTATTCCGATGAGAATAGTGTAGAATTACTAACTATTGCCATGTGGGCAAGCGAACCTATTCCTTTTGATGCAATGGAAATAGCACTTCATGATGCTTATTCTAAATTAAAAACAACAGACGAGCGACCAAATTTTAAACTAGTACATGAATACCCATTAGACGGAAAACCACCCATGATGACTCATGTTTTTGAAAATCAAAATGAAAATAGAATTATCGCTGCGAAAGGCGCAACTGAGGCTTTAATTGCTACTTCCAATTTATCAGAAAAAGAAACCCAACAAGTTGTAGCAGCGATGACGAAAATGGCATTAGAAGGTTATCGGGTCTTAGGTGTAGGTATTGCTAAATTTTCTGGAAATGATTATCCTAAAAAACAGCAGGAATTTGATTTTGATTTTAAAGGATTAATTGCATTTTATGATCCTCCAAAAGGGAATATAAAAGCAGTTTTCGAAACATTATACAATGCCGGAATTCAGTTAAAAATAGTTACTGGCGACAATGCAGAAACTACCGCTACAATAGCCAAGCAAATAGGCTTTAGAAATGCAGACAAAACATTGAATGGCGATGAATTAATGGTGATGGATGAATCAACCCTAAGAAAAAGAGTTATGGAAACTGCCATTTTCACTCGAATGTTTCCTGAAGCAAAACTCAAAATTATCAAAGCGTTAAAAGACAATAATCAAATTGTAGCCATGACTGGAGACGGAGTAAATGACGGACCAGCTTTAAAATCAGCTCATATTGGAATTGCCATGGGGAAAAAAGGTACCGAAATTGCTAAACAAGCAGCTAATTTGGTTCTTGTTGACGATGATTTTTCTAAAATGATAGATGCCATCGCCATGGGTAGAAAAATATACAGCAATTTAAAAAAAGCAATACAGTATATTATTTCCATACACATCCCAATCATTCTAATTGTCTTTATACCACTAGCATTAGGATGGGTGTATCCCAATATTTTTTCGCCTGTACACGTTATCTTTTTAGAAATTATCATGGGACCTACTTGTTCTATAATATATGAAAACGAACCGATGGAACGCAATTTAATGTTAGAGAAACCAAGACCAATGACAAATACCTTTTTTAAACTAAAAGAAATTACCATTAGTATTATTCAAGGAATAATTATTACAATCGGCTTATTGTTTGTCTATCAATATTGTGTCGCTACAAATTGCTCTGAAGCTACTACAAGAACCGTGGTTTTTTTGACTCTAATTTCGTCCAATATTTTCCTAACACTCACCAATCGTTCCTTTTATTACTCGATTTTCACCACTTTACGCTACAAGAACAATTTAGTTTTAATGATAATAAGTGTAACAATTATAATGATAGCGTGCTTACTATTTATTCCAGCTTTAGCACGTTTTTTCCAATTCGAAAGCGTTTCTGTTTTCCAAATCGGTTTGAGTATTATTATTGGTTTTGTTTCGGTGTTGTGGATAGAAATTTACAAAACTCTTAAAAGGAGAAAAGTGCATTATGCAAACTAG
- the guaB gene encoding IMP dehydrogenase, whose translation MIAHNSKIIGEGLTYDDVLLVPNYSNVLPREVSIKSKFSRNITLNVPIVSAAMDTVTQSAMAIAMAQEGGIGVLHKNMTIEQQAAKVRKVKRAESGMIIDPVTLPLTSTVADAKNAMKEFGIGGIPIVDENKILKGIVTNRDLRFEKNGGRPIVEVMTTENLITVPEGTSLEEAEIVLQGHKIEKLPVVNNKYELVGLITFRDITKLTQKPNANKDKFGRLRVAAALGVTADAVERATALVNAGVDAVIIDTAHGHTKGVVDVLKAVKAKFPDLDVIVGNIATPEAAKYLVENGADGVKVGIGPGSICTTRIVAGVGFPQFSAVLEVAAAIKGTGVPVIADGGIRYTGDIPKAIAAGADCVMLGSLLAGTMESPGETIIFEGRKFKSYRGMGSVEAMQEGSKDRYFQDVEDDVKKLVPEGIVGRVPYKGELNESMQQFIGGLRAGMGYCGSKDIPTLQETGRFVRITVSGINESHPHNVTITKEAPNYSR comes from the coding sequence ATGATCGCACACAACTCTAAAATTATCGGTGAAGGATTAACTTACGATGATGTTTTATTAGTTCCCAACTACTCAAATGTGCTTCCACGCGAAGTGAGTATCAAATCTAAATTTTCAAGAAATATAACACTTAATGTTCCTATAGTATCTGCAGCTATGGATACTGTTACTCAAAGTGCTATGGCAATTGCCATGGCTCAAGAGGGAGGGATTGGTGTTTTGCATAAAAATATGACTATCGAGCAGCAAGCTGCTAAAGTTAGAAAAGTAAAACGCGCAGAGTCAGGAATGATTATCGATCCTGTTACATTACCATTAACTTCTACCGTAGCAGATGCCAAAAATGCGATGAAAGAATTCGGTATTGGTGGTATTCCAATTGTGGATGAAAACAAAATTCTAAAAGGAATTGTTACTAACAGAGATTTACGTTTCGAAAAAAATGGTGGAAGACCTATTGTTGAGGTAATGACTACTGAAAATTTGATAACTGTTCCTGAAGGTACTTCACTTGAAGAAGCAGAAATTGTTTTGCAAGGTCATAAAATCGAAAAATTACCAGTCGTAAATAATAAGTATGAATTAGTTGGTTTAATTACCTTCAGAGATATTACTAAATTGACGCAAAAACCAAACGCTAATAAAGATAAATTTGGACGTTTAAGAGTTGCTGCTGCCTTAGGTGTTACTGCTGATGCAGTAGAAAGAGCAACGGCATTAGTAAATGCGGGAGTTGATGCTGTAATTATTGATACAGCGCACGGACATACAAAAGGTGTTGTAGATGTTTTAAAAGCAGTAAAAGCTAAATTTCCAGACCTAGATGTTATCGTGGGAAATATTGCTACTCCAGAAGCTGCTAAATATTTAGTTGAAAATGGAGCAGATGGTGTGAAAGTAGGAATTGGACCAGGTTCAATTTGTACGACTCGCATCGTTGCTGGTGTTGGTTTTCCTCAGTTTTCAGCTGTTCTTGAAGTAGCTGCGGCTATAAAAGGTACTGGTGTTCCTGTTATTGCTGATGGTGGAATTCGTTACACAGGTGATATCCCTAAAGCAATTGCTGCAGGTGCTGATTGTGTAATGTTAGGTTCATTACTTGCTGGTACTATGGAATCTCCTGGAGAAACTATTATTTTTGAAGGAAGAAAATTCAAATCGTACCGTGGAATGGGTTCTGTTGAAGCGATGCAAGAAGGTTCAAAAGATCGTTATTTTCAAGATGTAGAAGATGATGTTAAGAAGCTAGTTCCGGAAGGAATTGTAGGGCGTGTGCCTTATAAAGGGGAATTGAATGAAAGTATGCAACAATTCATAGGTGGTCTTCGTGCCGGTATGGGTTATTGTGGTTCTAAAGATATTCCAACGTTGCAGGAAACAGGTCGTTTTGTTCGTATTACGGTAAGTGGAATCAATGAAAGTCACCCTCATAATGTGACTATTACTAAAGAAGCTCCTAATTATTCGAGATAA
- a CDS encoding carboxypeptidase-like regulatory domain-containing protein, which translates to MKYFVVLFFLVISITAIGQVKEPSQKVNGIIISNTTKEPLSGVNIINVNKVRGATTDLGGYFELDVQVNDTLHITSLGFQSLRVRVTNDWLKNKSTKIQLTEKAIALEEVVIRPFNLTGYLEVDTKIIPVKENFRYSISGLTQGYEAGEYSPNAFGRVLGSIFNPADVLYNFFGKNPKELKKLKEMKKDDTVRNLLESKFDREMIAVLLGVDKNEIAEILQRCNYSESFIQTANDLQIMDAISGCYEEYKVLKKN; encoded by the coding sequence ATGAAATATTTTGTAGTTCTCTTTTTTTTAGTCATTTCTATAACTGCAATTGGGCAAGTTAAAGAACCTTCCCAGAAAGTTAATGGTATCATCATCAGCAATACTACTAAAGAACCTTTGTCTGGAGTTAACATTATCAATGTCAACAAAGTGCGAGGCGCCACTACTGATTTAGGCGGCTACTTTGAACTCGATGTCCAAGTAAATGATACACTTCATATTACCAGTCTAGGATTTCAATCATTACGCGTACGTGTTACGAATGACTGGCTAAAAAATAAAAGTACCAAAATACAACTTACCGAAAAAGCCATTGCACTAGAAGAAGTGGTTATCCGACCTTTCAATCTTACGGGATACCTTGAAGTAGATACTAAAATCATACCGGTTAAAGAAAATTTCAGATACAGTATTTCGGGTTTAACCCAAGGCTACGAAGCTGGAGAATATTCTCCAAATGCCTTTGGAAGAGTCCTTGGATCCATATTCAATCCTGCAGATGTCCTCTATAACTTCTTTGGTAAAAACCCAAAAGAACTCAAGAAGCTAAAAGAGATGAAAAAGGATGACACTGTTAGGAATCTTTTAGAATCTAAGTTTGACAGAGAAATGATCGCTGTTCTTTTAGGAGTTGACAAAAACGAAATAGCTGAAATTCTGCAACGTTGCAACTATTCTGAATCATTTATACAAACAGCAAATGATTTACAAATTATGGATGCTATAAGCGGTTGTTACGAAGAGTATAAAGTTTTAAAGAAAAATTAG
- a CDS encoding DEAD/DEAH box helicase, with amino-acid sequence MNKFEQLGLSESLLKAILDLGFESPTEVQEKAIPLLLEKDTDMVALAQTGTGKTAAFGFPVIQKIDANNRNTQALILSPTRELCLQITNEIKNYSKYEKGINVVAVYGGASITDQARDIKRGAQIIVATPGRMQDMINRGLVNISQINYCILDEADEMLNMGFYEDIVNILSTTPDDKNTWLFSATMPAEVARIGKQFMTDPIEITVGAKNSGSSTVSHEFYLVNARDRYEALKRLADANPDIFSVVFCRTKRDTQAVAEKLVEDGYSAAALHGDLSQAQRDGVMKSFRGRQIQMLVATDVAARGIDVDSITHVVNYQLPDEIETYNHRSGRTGRAGKLGTSIVIVTKSELRKISSIERIIKQKFEEKTIPSGIEICEIQLLHLATKIKDTEVDHEIDNYLPAINSVLEGLSKEELIKKMVSVEFNRFINYYKKTRDISTQSGERRERDDRDGAPRENNNGGATRYFVNIGSRDNFDWMSLKDYLKETLDLGRDDVFKVDVKEGFSFFNTDPEHTDKVMEVLNNVQLEGRRINVEISKNDGGGRRDHNGRSSGGSFGGGRSSAPRREGNFAPRREGSSGGGFRSDRNSAPREGGFGPRSSSAPRREGGFTSDRPRTEGSSDRAPRRSESFGDSPRPRRPRRD; translated from the coding sequence ATGAATAAATTTGAACAATTAGGATTGAGTGAATCGTTACTGAAGGCGATTTTAGATCTAGGATTTGAAAGTCCGACTGAAGTACAGGAGAAAGCGATTCCCCTATTATTGGAAAAAGATACAGATATGGTTGCGTTGGCTCAGACAGGGACAGGGAAAACGGCAGCTTTTGGTTTTCCAGTTATCCAAAAAATTGATGCTAACAACAGAAACACACAAGCATTAATTTTATCTCCAACACGCGAGCTTTGTTTGCAGATTACCAACGAAATTAAAAACTACTCTAAATACGAAAAAGGTATTAATGTGGTAGCAGTTTACGGTGGAGCTAGCATTACAGACCAAGCGAGAGACATAAAGAGAGGCGCACAAATTATTGTAGCAACTCCAGGAAGAATGCAAGACATGATTAATAGAGGATTGGTTAACATTTCTCAAATTAACTATTGTATTCTTGACGAAGCTGACGAAATGCTGAATATGGGTTTCTACGAAGATATCGTAAACATCCTTTCAACTACGCCAGACGACAAAAACACATGGTTATTCTCTGCAACAATGCCTGCTGAAGTAGCACGTATTGGAAAACAATTTATGACGGATCCAATTGAAATTACAGTTGGAGCTAAAAATTCAGGTTCGTCAACAGTTTCTCACGAATTTTATCTAGTAAATGCACGTGACCGTTACGAAGCATTGAAACGTTTAGCTGATGCTAATCCAGACATTTTCTCAGTAGTTTTTTGTAGAACAAAACGTGATACACAAGCTGTTGCTGAAAAATTAGTTGAAGATGGCTACAGCGCTGCTGCATTGCACGGGGATTTATCTCAAGCGCAACGTGATGGTGTAATGAAATCGTTCCGTGGAAGACAAATCCAGATGCTTGTAGCTACTGATGTTGCAGCACGTGGAATTGATGTTGATAGCATTACTCACGTAGTAAACTACCAGTTACCTGATGAAATCGAAACTTACAACCACCGTTCAGGTCGTACTGGTCGTGCTGGTAAATTAGGAACTTCTATCGTAATTGTCACTAAAAGTGAATTGCGTAAGATCTCTTCTATCGAAAGAATTATCAAACAAAAATTCGAAGAAAAAACAATTCCTTCAGGAATTGAAATCTGCGAAATTCAATTATTACACTTAGCTACTAAAATTAAAGATACAGAAGTTGATCACGAAATTGACAACTACTTACCAGCAATTAATAGCGTTCTTGAAGGTTTATCGAAAGAGGAATTGATCAAGAAAATGGTATCAGTTGAATTCAACCGTTTTATCAACTATTATAAGAAAACTAGAGATATTTCTACTCAATCTGGCGAAAGACGCGAGCGTGATGATAGAGATGGTGCTCCAAGAGAAAACAACAATGGTGGTGCAACAAGATATTTCGTAAACATAGGTTCAAGAGATAACTTCGATTGGATGTCATTAAAAGACTATTTGAAAGAAACATTAGACCTAGGTCGCGATGACGTTTTCAAAGTAGATGTGAAAGAAGGTTTCTCTTTCTTTAACACTGACCCAGAACACACTGATAAAGTAATGGAAGTATTGAACAACGTACAACTAGAAGGACGTCGAATCAATGTTGAAATTTCTAAAAATGACGGTGGCGGAAGACGCGATCATAACGGAAGAAGCTCTGGTGGAAGTTTTGGTGGTGGAAGAAGTTCTGCTCCAAGAAGAGAAGGAAATTTTGCTCCAAGAAGAGAAGGTTCTTCAGGTGGCGGATTCAGAAGTGATAGAAATTCAGCTCCAAGAGAAGGTGGTTTCGGTCCAAGAAGTTCTTCTGCTCCAAGAAGAGAAGGTGGTTTTACATCTGACAGACCTAGAACTGAAGGTTCTTCTGACAGAGCACCTAGACGTTCTGAAAGCTTTGGTGATTCACCAAGACCAAGAAGACCAAGAAGAGACTAA